From Neorhodopirellula lusitana, a single genomic window includes:
- the rpiB gene encoding ribose 5-phosphate isomerase B codes for MSDGDSTSSLRLAVGGDHAGFELKQLVVERFSGIVSELIDCGTDSEEPCDYPDFAVEVAERIQSGQADRGLLICGSGVGVSVAANKITGMRAAICHDTYSARQGVEHDDMNILCIGGRIIGSELAYEIIGAFLKARYTPQERHARRLQKIVALEED; via the coding sequence ATGTCTGACGGCGATTCCACTTCTTCATTGCGATTGGCCGTTGGTGGCGATCACGCTGGTTTTGAACTCAAACAACTCGTTGTGGAGCGATTTTCGGGAATCGTGTCGGAATTGATCGATTGTGGCACCGATAGCGAAGAGCCTTGCGATTATCCCGATTTTGCCGTCGAGGTGGCTGAGCGAATCCAGTCGGGCCAGGCCGATCGCGGGTTGCTGATTTGCGGAAGTGGCGTGGGTGTCAGCGTCGCGGCCAATAAAATTACTGGAATGCGTGCTGCAATTTGCCACGACACCTACTCGGCTCGGCAAGGCGTTGAGCACGATGACATGAACATCTTGTGCATCGGCGGCCGAATTATCGGTAGCGAGCTGGCGTACGAAATTATCGGCGCTTTCTTGAAGGCGCGTTACACGCCGCAAGAGCGTCATGCTCGGCGTCTACAAAAGATTGTTGCCCTGGAAGAAGATTGA
- the thiC gene encoding phosphomethylpyrimidine synthase ThiC, whose product MTQLLAARAGEITSEMEFVAKREDLAPELIRDEVAAGRMVIPANKVHAAGSLEPMAIGIAAKCKINANIGNSAVTSNVGEELDKLHTAVHFGADTVMDLSTGKDIDNIRRQIIDKSPVPIGTVPIYQMLEELGGNIEDMNAQHFLDMVEHQAKQGVDYMTIHCGIKLEHLHLTVNRVTGIVSRGGSLIAKWMMSHNKQNPLLEAFDDLCDIMREYDVTWSLGDGLRPGSIADASDDAQFAELEVLGECTKRGWEKGTQVMVEGPGHIPLDQIQMNIERQIEVCQGAPFYVLGPLVTDIAPGYDHITSCIGAANAGMHGAAMLCYVTPKEHLGLPNEEDVKQGVIAYKISAHAADVARGRKGAQDRDDALSRARFAFDWKEQFRLSLDPETAQRYHDETLPQDTFKSAHFCSMCGPKYCSMKITEDIRQMAKDKQLVELPTT is encoded by the coding sequence ATGACACAGTTGCTGGCCGCCCGTGCGGGTGAGATTACTTCCGAAATGGAGTTCGTCGCCAAGCGTGAAGACCTCGCACCTGAGCTGATTCGCGACGAAGTCGCCGCTGGTCGAATGGTGATTCCGGCGAATAAAGTGCACGCTGCTGGATCGCTTGAGCCGATGGCCATCGGGATCGCTGCGAAGTGCAAGATTAACGCCAATATCGGCAACAGCGCCGTGACCAGCAACGTGGGCGAAGAGCTCGATAAGTTGCACACGGCCGTTCACTTTGGTGCCGACACGGTGATGGATTTGTCGACCGGCAAAGACATCGACAACATCCGCCGTCAAATCATCGACAAGAGCCCGGTACCGATCGGAACTGTGCCGATCTACCAAATGCTGGAAGAACTCGGCGGCAACATCGAGGACATGAACGCGCAGCACTTCTTGGACATGGTCGAGCACCAAGCCAAGCAAGGCGTCGATTACATGACGATCCACTGCGGTATCAAACTCGAGCACCTGCACCTGACCGTCAATCGCGTCACCGGCATCGTCAGCCGCGGTGGTTCGTTGATCGCCAAGTGGATGATGTCACACAACAAGCAAAACCCATTGCTTGAAGCGTTCGATGATCTGTGCGACATCATGCGTGAATACGACGTGACTTGGTCGCTCGGCGATGGCTTGCGTCCCGGATCGATCGCGGATGCGTCGGACGATGCTCAGTTTGCCGAATTGGAAGTCCTTGGTGAGTGCACCAAGCGTGGTTGGGAAAAAGGAACCCAGGTCATGGTGGAAGGCCCCGGCCACATCCCGCTTGACCAAATCCAAATGAACATCGAGCGTCAAATCGAAGTGTGCCAAGGTGCACCGTTTTACGTGCTCGGTCCATTGGTTACCGACATTGCACCAGGTTACGATCACATCACCAGTTGCATCGGTGCGGCCAACGCCGGCATGCACGGTGCAGCCATGTTGTGCTACGTGACACCGAAAGAGCACTTGGGTCTTCCTAACGAAGAAGACGTCAAGCAAGGCGTGATCGCCTACAAGATTTCAGCTCACGCCGCCGACGTGGCACGCGGACGCAAGGGTGCCCAAGATCGCGACGACGCCCTGTCGCGTGCACGTTTCGCGTTCGATTGGAAAGAACAGTTCCGTTTGTCATTGGATCCGGAAACGGCTCAACGTTACCACGACGAAACACTTCCCCAAGACACCTTCAAGAGCGCCCACTTCTGCAGCATGTGCGGACCGAAGTATTGCTCGATGAAGATCACCGAAGACATTCGCCAAATGGCCAAGGACAAGCAACTCGTCGAATTGCCCACTACCTAG
- a CDS encoding NupC/NupG family nucleoside CNT transporter, whose translation MNELLSRGTCVLGLVVFVALAWLVSTDRRRFPWRIVLGGLGLQFVLAFLVMRTSPGRWLFSKIGDGFTAVMGNVDVGSGFLFRGGDSLGNGLIATFAFGVLPTVIFFSSLMSVLYYLGVMQKLVAGMAWVMRFTLGTSGPETLAAAANVFVGHTEAPLVVRPYLNTMSRSELCAMMTGGFATVTGGLLGAYAGMGIDIGHLLTASVISAPAALLIAKVMVPEVETTTSSDLASDKTAGDFTGDVSPETGDQWEETRKVKAISEDLPAPEVVIPGEPANVIGAAVEGASEGMKLALNVAAMLIAFLALIALIDTLLGAVCQTVGWIDAGGDPAISLGLILGYVGWPLAWLLGIPTDECMVAGRLIGMKTVANEFVAFQQLGEIMKSSSPPLSERTASVLTYALAGFSNFAAIGIQVGGVGGLAPQRKAELAQLGMRAMFGGLLACCMTGAVAGLLLR comes from the coding sequence TTGAACGAATTGTTATCACGTGGCACGTGTGTGCTGGGCCTGGTCGTGTTTGTCGCTTTGGCTTGGCTGGTTAGTACGGATCGGCGTCGCTTCCCTTGGCGAATCGTGTTGGGCGGGTTGGGGCTGCAATTCGTGCTCGCGTTTCTGGTCATGCGGACCTCGCCGGGGCGTTGGTTGTTCTCCAAAATCGGTGACGGTTTCACTGCCGTGATGGGCAACGTTGACGTGGGCAGCGGCTTTCTGTTCCGGGGTGGCGATTCACTCGGGAACGGATTGATCGCGACGTTTGCGTTTGGCGTCCTGCCGACGGTGATCTTCTTTTCGTCGCTGATGAGCGTGCTGTATTACCTGGGCGTGATGCAAAAGTTGGTGGCGGGGATGGCTTGGGTGATGCGGTTCACGCTGGGCACTAGCGGACCAGAAACGCTGGCCGCCGCGGCGAACGTGTTCGTTGGGCATACGGAGGCTCCGCTGGTCGTGCGGCCTTACTTGAACACGATGAGCCGCAGTGAATTGTGTGCGATGATGACGGGCGGGTTTGCGACCGTGACCGGTGGCTTGTTGGGAGCCTACGCCGGGATGGGAATCGATATCGGGCACTTGTTGACCGCTTCGGTGATCAGTGCGCCAGCCGCCTTGTTGATTGCCAAAGTGATGGTCCCGGAGGTCGAAACGACGACAAGTTCCGATTTGGCGTCAGATAAAACAGCTGGCGACTTCACCGGTGACGTTTCGCCGGAGACAGGCGATCAATGGGAAGAGACTCGCAAGGTGAAAGCAATAAGTGAGGATTTGCCGGCGCCGGAGGTCGTTATTCCGGGTGAACCCGCCAACGTGATCGGTGCGGCGGTCGAAGGTGCCAGCGAGGGGATGAAGCTGGCGTTGAATGTGGCGGCGATGTTGATCGCGTTTCTGGCTTTGATCGCGCTGATCGATACGTTGCTGGGTGCGGTTTGCCAAACGGTTGGCTGGATCGATGCCGGGGGTGATCCTGCGATTTCACTGGGGCTGATTTTGGGATACGTCGGCTGGCCGCTGGCTTGGTTGTTGGGGATACCGACGGACGAGTGCATGGTGGCAGGGCGTTTGATCGGAATGAAAACGGTCGCCAATGAATTTGTCGCCTTTCAACAGCTGGGCGAGATCATGAAGTCGTCCTCACCGCCGCTGAGTGAACGGACCGCCAGCGTGCTAACTTACGCGTTGGCCGGGTTCAGTAACTTCGCGGCAATCGGGATCCAGGTGGGTGGCGTGGGTGGTTTGGCTCCCCAGCGAAAAGCAGAACTGGCCCAGTTGGGCATGCGAGCCATGTTCGGCGGCCTGTTGGCGTGCTGCATGACCGGGGCGGTTGCCGGGTTGTTGCTGCGTTAG